The following are encoded together in the Effusibacillus lacus genome:
- a CDS encoding TrkA C-terminal domain-containing protein: MSIYQAISLDIAQRIVNNEFPVRTKLSGRTLLAGQYHVSSETIRKAISLLKEAGIVDVSQGKEITIVSVDKAVEYINRHNAYIEPVYSLKQELELLLKEKKRLDAKFDEILHDIINFSDRLKNLTPYNPVEIEISYEAHVIGKTIADIKLWQNTGATIVALKRGTGMILSPGPHIRLQVADRIVVVGDHDVYERTMNFVNRRKAEIAESNN, from the coding sequence ATGTCGATTTACCAAGCAATCTCTCTGGACATCGCCCAACGCATCGTGAACAATGAATTTCCCGTTCGGACGAAATTATCGGGCCGAACCCTGCTCGCCGGACAATATCATGTTTCATCCGAGACGATTCGGAAGGCGATCTCTCTGCTGAAGGAAGCGGGAATCGTCGATGTGTCCCAGGGCAAGGAAATTACCATTGTTTCGGTGGACAAAGCGGTTGAATATATCAACAGGCATAATGCGTATATCGAACCTGTATACTCTTTAAAGCAGGAACTGGAACTGCTGCTGAAAGAGAAGAAGCGGCTGGACGCCAAGTTTGACGAGATCCTGCACGACATTATCAATTTTTCGGACCGTCTGAAAAATTTGACCCCCTACAATCCGGTGGAAATTGAAATTTCATACGAAGCCCATGTAATCGGCAAAACCATCGCCGACATCAAGCTATGGCAAAATACGGGCGCCACAATCGTCGCTTTAAAAAGGGGCACGGGCATGATCCTCTCACCCGGTCCGCATATCCGGTTGCAAGTTGCCGATCGGATCGTCGTGGTTGGGGACCATGATGTTTATGAACGAACTATGAATTTTGTCAACAGACGGAAAGCAGAAATCGCAGAATCCAACAACTAA
- a CDS encoding 4-hydroxy-tetrahydrodipicolinate reductase: MRIGLIGFGRTGKVIAEEILKEPACTLEWVLKRSDDLAGKYASDLLGMDTLIGQIYSMNQLNNDSFFQQNPVDVIIDFSSPDSIFHYSAAAELGIKVVSAISNYEDKHYAELIRMSQSAAVLYSPNITLGINFLMEASRLFKQLAPHADVEIVEEHFRGKKDVSGTALRIAKSLGLDEKEHVNSIRIGDVVGRHEIIFGLPNQTIRLVHETFNRAAFGQGALYAARWLLGQPNGLYSMEDVLGFGAGRQDSGKPPQPRSMPLPILPAL; this comes from the coding sequence ATGAGAATCGGATTGATCGGATTTGGCCGTACGGGCAAAGTGATTGCCGAAGAGATCTTGAAAGAACCAGCCTGTACCCTGGAATGGGTCTTGAAGAGATCAGATGACCTTGCCGGCAAATATGCCAGTGACCTGCTTGGCATGGATACTCTCATAGGACAGATCTATTCCATGAACCAACTGAACAACGACAGTTTCTTTCAACAGAATCCGGTTGATGTGATCATTGACTTTTCTTCCCCCGATTCCATCTTCCATTACAGTGCCGCAGCCGAACTTGGAATTAAGGTCGTGTCTGCAATTTCCAATTACGAAGATAAACATTACGCGGAACTGATTCGAATGAGTCAATCCGCCGCCGTCCTTTATTCGCCCAATATTACTTTGGGGATCAACTTTCTGATGGAAGCTTCCAGACTGTTCAAGCAGTTGGCGCCCCATGCGGATGTGGAGATCGTGGAAGAACATTTTCGGGGGAAGAAGGATGTTTCGGGTACTGCTCTCCGTATTGCGAAATCCCTGGGCTTGGACGAGAAGGAGCATGTGAATTCGATTCGTATCGGGGACGTTGTGGGCAGGCATGAGATCATTTTCGGCCTGCCCAACCAGACGATCCGCCTGGTTCACGAAACGTTCAACCGTGCCGCCTTTGGACAAGGTGCCCTCTATGCCGCAAGATGGCTCTTGGGACAACCAAACGGCCTGTATTCGATGGAAGATGTTTTGGGTTTCGGCGCGGGCCGCCAAGATTCCGGGAAGCCGCCACAGCCTCGGTCTATGCCTTTGCCTATTTTGCCTGCCCTATAA
- a CDS encoding ferritin family protein, whose amino-acid sequence MFVWHPPYYVPYRVYPVAQPYEVQSYYWPPVPPEAAPSTMSISPATGTETTSETVPGSQADDRDHTDFVEAIERAINGEHNAIRIYGRLAELAPNNDFRQIVQTIRNDEEMHFKQFSDIYSRLTGGREPKLEKQPLPNKFIEGVEESIRDELEDSKFYQTLSEMTDNPAIQRVFLNASHDEARHATWFSYIWNKAREKAARAAKPRI is encoded by the coding sequence ATGTTTGTTTGGCATCCGCCGTATTATGTTCCTTACCGCGTTTATCCTGTGGCACAACCCTATGAAGTTCAATCTTACTATTGGCCGCCGGTGCCGCCTGAAGCAGCGCCTTCCACAATGTCCATTTCTCCGGCAACCGGGACGGAAACCACAAGTGAAACGGTTCCCGGAAGCCAAGCGGACGACAGGGATCATACGGACTTTGTTGAAGCAATTGAAAGAGCGATCAACGGTGAGCATAATGCAATCCGGATTTACGGGCGGCTGGCGGAACTGGCCCCAAACAACGATTTCAGGCAGATTGTCCAGACTATCCGCAATGATGAAGAAATGCACTTCAAGCAGTTTTCGGACATTTATTCCCGATTAACCGGCGGCCGCGAGCCAAAGCTGGAGAAGCAACCCCTGCCCAATAAATTTATCGAAGGGGTGGAGGAATCCATTCGGGATGAACTGGAAGATTCCAAGTTCTATCAAACTCTCTCGGAGATGACGGATAACCCTGCAATTCAAAGGGTGTTTCTGAATGCATCCCATGATGAAGCACGCCACGCCACATGGTTCTCGTATATCTGGAACAAAGCCAGAGAGAAAGCTGCCCGAGCGGCAAAGCCCCGCATTTGA
- a CDS encoding S-layer homology domain-containing protein, with amino-acid sequence MSKINKVLSYLLFGLLLLGSPANQALADGISDDSSQGGRFQITIDFNDAKEAEWALESINKMKSKKVMQGYEDGNFRPNQPVTRVEAIVTAVRLMGMEEEAKAKSAQTKLFFKDANLIEQQYGWAKGYIAVALENGLFDASEDAIQPDKPASRVWVASLLVRALGLQSEAMKQMTTIPDFQDADQIPAGAVGYINVAVEEGIVSGYPDHTFKPNKHVTRAEMAALLERTNDGLLERSGAITVSGIITDIDFDSSNVTEDVYGNGAAGGTITIKTFNEDSLKFFLSPDLLVQYHSRFIRADQLVKDDQVTLAVKGNTVVEAALAEMTQAPVPGNKEEQEEDNEEAKEDWNSALGIHELEIKIKAGDKQELKLEYKSKNGKTESEMETKSDGHKVKAEGQEAKAFVEKMLEEMALTPVMSKEEIVKQVLSSFQIGQDKVVELEIEIKFSNGKKVEIEIENEEEDDD; translated from the coding sequence ATGAGCAAAATCAATAAAGTCTTGAGTTATCTGTTGTTCGGTCTCCTCCTCTTGGGGAGTCCGGCAAATCAAGCACTCGCAGACGGGATTTCCGATGACAGTTCGCAGGGCGGCAGATTTCAGATAACCATTGATTTCAATGATGCCAAGGAAGCAGAATGGGCGCTGGAGTCCATCAATAAAATGAAATCAAAAAAGGTCATGCAAGGATATGAGGACGGAAATTTTCGGCCCAATCAGCCGGTTACAAGAGTGGAAGCGATTGTGACAGCAGTCCGTTTGATGGGCATGGAAGAAGAGGCGAAAGCGAAATCAGCCCAAACCAAACTGTTCTTCAAAGATGCGAATTTGATCGAACAACAATATGGATGGGCAAAAGGATACATTGCAGTGGCTCTTGAAAATGGGCTTTTTGATGCATCCGAAGATGCCATTCAACCGGATAAGCCCGCCAGCAGAGTGTGGGTGGCCAGTTTGTTGGTCAGGGCTCTTGGCTTGCAGTCCGAAGCAATGAAACAAATGACCACAATACCTGATTTTCAGGATGCGGATCAGATTCCGGCGGGGGCTGTCGGATACATCAATGTTGCAGTGGAAGAAGGAATCGTCAGCGGATATCCGGATCATACATTCAAGCCCAATAAGCATGTTACACGCGCTGAAATGGCCGCTCTACTTGAACGAACAAACGACGGACTGCTGGAACGTTCAGGAGCCATTACCGTCAGCGGAATCATAACGGACATTGATTTTGATTCTTCCAATGTAACGGAAGATGTTTATGGCAATGGTGCCGCCGGTGGCACCATCACCATAAAAACTTTTAACGAGGACTCCCTGAAGTTTTTCCTGTCGCCTGATTTGTTGGTGCAGTATCATTCCCGTTTTATCAGAGCCGATCAACTTGTCAAGGATGACCAAGTGACCCTTGCGGTCAAGGGGAACACCGTAGTTGAGGCAGCTCTGGCGGAAATGACACAAGCACCTGTACCGGGCAACAAGGAAGAACAGGAAGAAGATAACGAAGAAGCAAAAGAAGATTGGAACAGCGCTTTGGGCATTCATGAACTTGAAATTAAAATCAAAGCTGGGGACAAGCAGGAACTGAAACTTGAATACAAAAGCAAGAACGGAAAAACGGAAAGCGAAATGGAGACGAAATCCGACGGCCACAAAGTAAAAGCCGAAGGCCAAGAAGCAAAAGCGTTCGTTGAAAAAATGCTGGAGGAAATGGCACTCACCCCTGTGATGAGCAAGGAAGAGATTGTGAAACAGGTGCTGTCCTCATTCCAGATTGGTCAGGATAAGGTGGTAGAATTGGAGATCGAAATCAAATTCTCCAACGGTAAGAAAGTGGAAATTGAAATCGAAAACGAAGAGGAAGATGACGATTAA